The stretch of DNA atcgtTTATTCCAAACATTATTTACGATGATCAAATTAATTGCTTTCATtactcaattattttatattgttattaattattttatgagagTACTCCATTGAAATCATTAAAACACGAGGCTCACGCAATGCACGAACTTTCTGATTTGACGTTAAGAGTTCTTGCAAATCAATGTTCGTATTTTTACCGCttagaattgaaatatatggATTGTAATTGTTCAATATTCCAGGATATGAGTTGTTCCTTTTACTCTgtcgctaaaaaaaaatataacagatacGAGCGCTTACTATTGAATTGATCGTAAATTTCCAAATATCTTCTGAACATTAATAATGCAACCATGAGCATTAAAAGAACCTGAGCGTCAATACTTGATTTCCAAATATCAAACAAgctttgttttacatttttttaattaacatttttatatttatagacgAAAATTCTGTTTATAGACATGTAATAGACGGCAAAACTCTTTCCATGAGCTTTTCCAATTGAGCGGTCCGAAATGCGATAACGCATTAATTTACCTATGTgcctattttttaattatgggCACCGCCAAAACTTCTCTGCCAAAATTTCCTTGCCAAAACTTCCTTGCCAAAATTTTCCTGCCAAAAATTTCCTGCAAAAAACTCATAAATACAAGATATGGAGGATCGATAAAGTACAAAGTTTTGTCAAATAAGAAGATGGGACTCATTCAAGGCACTCATTCGCTCAGGCTCTTGATCTCCGTTTCGCTAGTGACCGTTTTGCAGCCCCGTTTCGTCTTCCAcgatacctttttttttatctctctgtCAGTATCTGTCGCGATCAGGACACCGGCAGGCTAAATGTGCGCTCGACTATCGCAAATTGGCGCGGCTTAATGCGGTCGGTGCACTTTTACAATTAGATGAGCCGACATATACTGCAGTCCGTACGCAAAGCGGAGGGCACGACAATAAATACGGTATAGTGAAGTCCTGTCAGATCGAAGATTCATTCGGCTTAAAAGCTCGCTAGAAAACGCCAGCAATTTAATTCCTTTCCcattatttcttttagatAATAATCCCGCCGcgaaatttttcacaaaacccgctgtatatttaattgtgcTTAATGAAGCGGTTTTACTATTGTCacttaattgatatttatgcaatttatgatagcttaaataaatgaatacaaTAGAAATGTCAACATATATTGTATTGCTagatgtacaaaatatatctttttgtcgttcttttatgttatttgatattttaaggAATCAAACTTatactgtaaataatatattatgacaTTTAAATACATACTTAGTGATAATGGTGGCACTTTGCAAAAATCCGGCGAGTTTTTAAGCACATCGCAGATTGCTTGGCACACTCCATAATACATTTCATAATGTACagagtatataaaaaatcgtgCATTTTGCTTCACagttataaaatactttgcaaggaaaaatttaatttaagtgaattatatttaaaattgtttaattagacagaatatatattttgttatttccagttttaaatttttatttaaaaaatctgatttttgtgtagaaaatagattaaaatacgcgagaattttttaattcgctttttaatatatcgagagaaaatgtaattgtttttttatatattctgtatatgcaatatatacataatgtatatttcatttacataatatacCAAGTCCCATTAGACAAAATCCATTGGATCCATTGGATCGTGAGATACGCTATCAGAATGCAACACAAAATCggcgttaaatataaaaagatacatatacATGGCAACGAGACATATGAATCATATAGGACCACGTttaatgtatgtacatacgcTCGTATTACACGTTAACGGATacatatgtaaatgtaaataacaCGAAAGCTGTGTGTGGACGTTCGGATTTTCGAAGTAAGCGATTAGGATTCGTTCGGTTCGATGTATCCTCGAACGAAGCTagattttgtaataatgtGAAATAGAAGACGGATTTGCGGTGTAACATAATGAATATGGAAAATAAGTCGTGCCTATACGCACGAATACGTATCTACGTacagttatatatacatatattacatataagtAAGTGTGAATCTTGCTCGTTCGTTAGAATTCAGACAACGAAAGTCCGAGCGGATGCTTTTGTCGAAATGTTGTTCGAAGAACATCAACAACTTTTGTTTCATCGCAGGGAAGAGATCGGCAACCATTGAGTTTTGTCACTTGTATAAATTTCCAGAAAATCAAATGCCTCCAAATTTTCAGGTATATAAAATcctagatttttattttatattaataaaatgtcttccatttaaaaaaaatattatttttacgtttttaaatcttacggatataaaatatgtgaaacaatatatatatgaatctattttgtaatttttatatacattcttttatatttctaatgtatataataaaattttatatttactttcccattttttaacttttataaattttctcgatatttatcatgatttattcacttaaaattttatattataaattgttttctggaataattttcttgttatagatttttttattaaattcgtacatattttttatgaaaattaaaaatttaatatagtcAGTAAGTGACAAAAGGTTGCTAATCCCTGTACCATATATCACGGCAATCTGATTGTTAATCTGTCATGAGTGCAGGGGCGAATGAGGGAGTCGCGAAGGCCTAAGGCTACAAATGTgcaaaatctgaaataaaaacacCAAGTATCTCtatattaatctattaaaaatatctttacaaaaaaaatgtttggcACTTGCGGATATTTTCACTTCAATTCTACTTTGGATCCGACATTAGTagattgaatttaatattttaattcccTTTGCGatttaagtattaaaattttattcggtaaaatgcaatttaattcattCATATGACGATATCAAATTTTAGAAGTTAAAACTTGACTGTTTCACAAACTTTTGTTTAGACATCTCTTAGCGAAATTGATCACAGTTATATCTTTAACATAAAGGGAGtccaaaaatttttgagaCAGCCGAAGGCCGATCTGTTTAGCTTATGTAATCCACCTGATTTTCAGCGAACGAAATACGACATGATTGTTTGCGATTGTTAATGATATATCAGTCAGACGAAAATCTGtgaacatgttaaaaattaacttaagAAAGCTTATTTTCGGGAAATTGACAGCCTCAAGGTGGATGTCAATGGTTACTTCAATGTCCcaacaatttaataatccaACTCTCCGATTGTGGTCGCACAATATGGAATTACAGTAACAATTCCGACAGCTTTGAACACGCCCGAAGTTTGAATTACAAGTTTGAGAGTGCTCGAACTTCGGTCTGAGTTGTGTAATTGAATATGTCACACAGAAGTAATGGGATACCTAAGAGAAATTGCACAattgtttataacaaaaataaaatttatatattacagcTTAATATGACGACAGTGTCATAAAAAATCATATAGtatcacaaaatataaaagccaCACGTATGAATCTATCGAATGtgaaaaatgttgttttaaattaaatttgagagtattttaattgcatattaaataattgtgtttaaataaatttcctaAACTTTGCATTGCATATAGAGATAATTTTTAAGGCCTGTATTCATAGTCCAATCTTCTAAATAACTCAATGCTTAAGCCTTTTGATGTATTTGAGCATTGactcatttataaaattggacTATGAATCCGTACCTTAGAGAGATTTTTCGGTTCGTCTCTCGCTTGATTTTTCCTCTTTTATattggattttattttaaatgtacattgcTGTAACTTATTATTGGATATTGATCTCTAAGTTATTACAATTTTGGCTGTCACTATGAAAATCGAAAtatcaagtaattttttacgaaGAATCTTTTTTGAAACCTAAGACAGAAGAAGCTACAGTCAAGCACCCTTAACATGCTTccaatataataaagaaaagtttaaTGCGATCAGTTCCGAGCAGTGAAGTTACGCACAGCAATAATAGTAAATAACTTGTGTCTGCATCGTTAGCCGACGAGCACGATGCCctttatcttttgtaaattaaaactgTGAATACCTTGCCTTCgacggaataaaaaaaaaacaatgagaGTAATAACTAGTATACCAGttcgaaaacaaaatatatcgcGACTACCCATAGAACGAGTTACGATAGGGAATGAGCATGATTGTACGATACTATTAACTTCAgacaataaaatgttattatcgATGTTACCCTATTATCTGTATTTGACATGTTTCTGCGCCTTCTACAGCATGAGCTTAACATCAACTGTTGAATTAATTCCATTAATGCACGAgatttttcgaataataagGTAAATGACAATTAAGCGAGTGTCATGTACAGAAGTTTATtgtgtacatttaaatttttttctttttcagataaaaaaattacattgcatTTTCATTTTGCCTCGCTCACATTAGCCACACGTCCACGCTTAGTGGCTTTCGTTCGTTTCAAGCTCTCGTTCTTCTCTTTCTCAAGAATCTCCTTTAATTTCTCAACATGACTCTGATAGTTGACTGCACCTGCTGTGGCATCCAGCTGCATTCGCTCGATGTCTGGTACAGTCTTATGCGCGCCACTTAACATTTGCTTGAATATCCCGACCTGATTCGTCGTGAGCACAGACACTGCGGTGCCGGGTTTTCCTGCCCGCCCGGTTCTACCAGCTCTATGTATATACCCTTCGATGTGCTTCGGGACGTCGTAAGAAACCACCAATTGTACATCCGGAATGTCTATGCCTCTAGCTAGTGCATCAGAGCTTATTAATCTGAAAAGgattaagattaattaaactgttaaaaatagactattttctttttttacttttttagaaTACAGTTTCtgatagaattaaaattaagagacTTATATTTTTGGAGAACAAAAGATTTCCTTATAATATTGGAATCATTTTACTTTGACAAGTGCAAAACTTACACGTGCGTCTCTCCGCTTGCAAATTTGCCAAGAACACTTTCGCGCTGCTTCGATGCAAGCTGGGCGGATAATTCTCCGACTGCGACATTCCGTTCCGACAAGATTGACTGCATCAAAAGCGCCAGTCTATGTGCGGTATTTCCGGAATTCGTGAAAACGAGAGTCTTGGAAACGGTATCGTGTCTCGTCAACAGCTGATACAGGGCAATTGGTTTGTATTCTGCGGCGCATTCCACTGCAAGTTCTATTAGTTCTCCTGGACTCGTGTAACGCCCGACAAAGTCGCCCGCGATCTCATCCAGATTCACGTCGGTGTCTTTGTCAGTCACTACGACGCTCGTGAATAATATTGGCTGGAAAAGACCCAACCGACTCAACTTCTCAGGATCTTGCGACAAAGTCgcactaaataataatttctgagCTGGTACGATCTTGCtgtttaaaaatcaataaaaaaagattaatgtaacttgcatatataaagtaaaaatctgCATGATAACAATCtccaaaacaaattataaaaattaattatacattaataaacattcagataaaaaataccAACTTTGAACGCATATTTTCAAGTGTCAAAATAGGAGCTCGAGAATGAGGCTCAGGTAAATACTGTAGCCATTCCGTTGCACGATCAGCCTCGTCAATAACGAGAAACCTCAGAGAATCCAAGGAAAATCCAGGTGTCTTTAATATGTGATCTACTAAGCGCCCAGGAGTGGCGATTACAATATCCACTGTGGACAAGTACTTTCCTCCTGCggctacaaaaataattttgcaaaatttttatatatttgcggtttaaattattagcaataaaaaattaagtatatacttttcttaattatactACTCTGCTCTTGTTCGAACAAGAATGCACCCGAGAGTAAACCGACTTTTAAATTTGTGTGAGATGTATAGGTGACCATTACTTTGTGAACCTGTGCAGCCAGTTCTTGCACTGGTAGAACAACAAGGCAGCGAATTTTCGATACCAATCGCGTTTGCAATTCCTGCACAATTGGCAACACATAGGCCAGGGTTTTgcctataataaaattatttgttatgaaATAATAGCAAAAAGATGTATCACGatcaatcattattatcaatttttgttgCAGACACTTACCACTGCCTGTGGGAGCAGATACACAAGTATCTCTCACCCACCATCCCAATTTTCTATCCATGTTGCACTTGTGCAACCATTTTATTACACTAGATTGGACTGGAAATAATTTAGCAAAGCCATTAGCTTTTAAGATTTCTATCAGTTTAGCGTCCAAAATTGAATCAAACTCATCCAAACTCGGTCCGCTGCTCAAATCAACAGATACGATTTCAGGATGCACCAACCAATCTGGTAATACTCTTTTGACCTCATGTTTCCTTTTTTGAGGTTTTGCGcctaatattgtaaaattgttttgctGAGATATTCTCTCctgtgtaatattttcattgtcatcattcttctttttatttgttaaatcttCTAATTCTTCAGTTTCTTCTACTGTTGTAGAATGATCTTGggtttcaatatattttctcttctttttcttttttgtcgaTACTTTACCCATTTCTGTAGTCTGTTCATTGATTTCTTCATTGGTTTCATCTTTGTCTTTAATGTGTGAATCACTAATTTCCTTTGCATCCTGTagatgtttctttttctttttcttaggctcttttaaattgtttttaccCACCTCTAatgtagatttatttttttctgcagcCCTTTGTTTTTTACACTCTTCAATCCTTTTCAGCAATTCAGAAAGatgatttgtttcattttcaaCCTCCTCCTTGCTATCACCTTCAaatctgtataaaatatacatacgttatattaaataaaaataataaaacatttttccacCTATTGATATCATTCAGATACTATTGTATAAGAAGCATTGCATTACCTGTTCATAACAAACAAACTCAtctttctttcaaatatagtttacatataacaatgtaataatatcaataaaaaaatatcagcataattatataaaaaattagccAGAGCATCTAAATTGTACACAAAccatattaacaattttaatgatGGTAATTAATGAAAACTATTACTGTATTTAATATCCTTGAAATAAAAGTACTTTAGCTTAGTATTAATTGTATGCAAAGAATATTATGCAAAGAAATAATcacaaataaatagatatttcaaGCCGGTATTAAAATGCACGTGAACGCACGTGCAATTGCTAGGTTAAACGCCACATTGAATTCTGGTCTGAACAGCTGATAAAGAGTGTATGCCATCTAGTGGCAATAGTTAATCTTACTGAAGCTGTCAAAGCGTTCGTCAAAATATATTCTCCTGATAACTCCCAAGATTTTTCGAGGGTATTGCCGGTAGAGAACCCTGAAGTAACAGTTGAAGAGTGAGGTGAGTCGTGGTTGAGTGCGATTGTGCGGTTGACGAGTACGTGTCGGCTGCAGTTTCGCGATAAGTAGTGCGAATTCTCGGGGATACGCACGTGTGTGCATCGCGAGGGATCTCGCCGCGTTCGCGTACAGTTCGTTGCGCACGATTAAAGTAAACCGAGAAAGCGGTGAGTTCTCTTGGCATCGTTTGGTTAGGAAATGCCGGATAATGCGACACCGGTGTTTACGAGTCGTAGATCTCCGTGGAGATATGAAGCTCGAGTTTGTTGCGCATTGCATTTTCCTATATAGTTCCACCCATGATATAAAGAGTCTTTACACTGTGTAATTGCTTTAGAATATATGTCATATATGGAATACACTCAAAGATCTTCGTATTTCGCGTTTATGTATTGTTATGTCTGTGTATATGCACTGTGCACACATATCATAATAATTGATAACTATttgattttcattatttttactttattgcCCAATCAATGATATTTACATTTCCACTGAATGCTTTCAGATTGAAACATGGTAGTGCTTAGCAGTTTCCTGCCACCACAGGAAGGGATACGTCATGAAGAACCAAACACCACAGTTTATATCAACGACAGAGAAGTTGGAAAAGGAACATTCTACATTACAGAAAGGTGATAAATCCttcttattgcatttttaatacacacgcataatctatatattttagttatatattttaattttattgatagtGTGCTTTCATGGGTGAACAACGACACACAACAAGGGTTTTCACTTGAATATCCTCATATTTCACTGCACGCCATTTCACGAGATGAACAAGTGCATCCAAGACAATGTTTATACGTTATGGTTGATGCCAAAGTAGATCTCCCAGGTATATCATTTCTCTacactaaaatttttatattacaataaatcataaattatgataaaatcaaagaatattcattaatagataaaataatgcactgttttgtaattttttgccatatttaatattttcctcatttttgttaaattttgtaaCTTGAAGGTTTATGTGGTGTTTAatcagaaatatatgtatttatatattttatttgtacagaTATGCCATTATCGTTATCATCTGAAAATGCCTCAGAAAACGAAGACGACGATACAGATACTCCAATTACGGAAATGCAATTTGCACCggataatacaaataatttagaatcaaTGTTTCAAGCAATGAACGCGTGCCAAGCACTCCATCCTGATCCACAGGATAGCTTCTCAGATGgtgaataattaaacaaaataaaaagtttattatttgtgtctcaataattaaaaattttttattattaaagaggACATCTATGAGGATGCCGAGGAGGACTACGAGGGCGAATATGATGAGGAAGTAGGCGCTGGCGACGCTCCTTGTATCATGCCAACAGGTAATTTGTATTTagatttcattttttgaagaTTAGATTGCAtacttaaattatatttaatattatatataattgtatgtaATTGAAGCAGAAAATTTgtgttgaataaatatttaaaaaatatgtaggcTACAATGTTGATATGTTAAACAATAAGTTTccgaaaatttttttgatattagaGCAAATGGGGACCACTCATCCAGGAGCAGAGACGGAAGAAGCCATGGACGTCGAGGCAGGTCAATTCGAAGATGCGGAGGAAGATCCATAAGAAGCGACTAGGCATATATGTGCATTTAGTGTTAATTTAAACGTTTATCAatttcatatatgtatttcgGTAGATATACGTGACGTCGTTATTGCAAACTTACTACGGAGCTGTATCAAACGTTAAAGCACCtaaacgtttatttatattcattttgtaCATGGCGATAATTtcttagataaaaataaataattgtacatcaatgctgaattttttatttgttttcttcCAATAGAAAGTTTAATACAACTTGCACACTTTGTTTATATAACATTCGCCATCTgtaaggagaaaaagagaataatttctttttcaagtaAGATGTGGAATTGTGTCAAAAATATTGCGAAGAAGTATATAAATCGTATGTTAGGTTCTATCACAACATAGCTTTCGTTGAAAgacgtaaaataattgttgatctttgtaaaaatttctaataacaaTATTCATGTCAcacaaaaattatcatttaataatgataattttatcattattctctaataatgataatatatagataagaTTATGATATATCAACGTACACTTTGTTGTATTAAAAGTGCATTTTGCGTGGTACAGTAAACCATACAGTTAACGCGTAATCGAAAATCGGCAGTGCGTTGTAACAATCTGTATTAATCGAATTTGTTTTCCATATTCAAATGTTTCAGACCCAGGaggaaaattttgtatattcgCAATATCGTAGTTAACAAGGGCTTACTGTACCAGTCTTGCGGTCTGGATTGTTCATTTTAAATGCACTAGCACTCGtcatttgtacatatataatacactCGTACTATCGAAATTCTGATGCATTCATCATGATAATTAGTTCTTGAAGAAATTCTGTGATGTATTATAGTAAAaagcgataattaattatagttaaACGTTAAGAAGTCCAGTTTCACTTCACCAGATATGCATGCATCATCAATTTCTCAATCAAGTACGACCATTCAACTTGAAAagttattaatcaaatttatcgaattttctTCGGTCCAAAAATGAGATCAGCATCTGGTGCTCCTTTCGGATGATTATACTTTTGCCGCCGTTCTCTGTTCAGATTTACCGTGACTGGTCTCGTGCTCTGATTTATAGTTTCTTGATAATCTTCTTCCTCCTGTCTCTCGGTAATATTTAAGGTCAGTCTCTTAACGCgttctttttcctctttttgcTCTTGCTCGCGATTTCTAAGATTCATGGCTAGTTCAGAAGACACGGGCACCGCCAGGTTCTTGTATTGCTGTTTATTACCCTTTCTCAACATTAATACAAAGTCCACTGTACTGTTGTCGCTCGGTCTCTCCTGCaattgctcgtatgtttttttgGTGCTCTTCACGTGCAGCGGTACAGAGATGTCCACTTGTTGTGGCTTCACGGAATCCCGCATACGATCCTGTATGTTGTCAGACACCATTTTGTCCAATGCTGATAAAAAGTCGTCATCTTCTGGACAGCTTACGCGTCGCGGTCCAGCTGGCAAAGCCGCGTTCAGCTCCTCTGTCACGTCCATGATCACGCCTTCGTTACCACCTTCCGCCGATAGGCTCTGAGACCGATCGCCTTGAGTGTTCTCTTGCGTGCCCATGGCGTCGTCCCGTTCCGCATCGGCCGTCCATTCCTCCTCCGATTGCGCCTCTGAACAATCCTCGGACTCTTCGAAATGCAACTCGGCTATGCCCTTCGCGTCTCCGCTACCGTTCCCGGTCACCGCCGCTTCCTCGTCGGCCTCCAAAATAACGCTCATATCATTTTCGCCTTCTGCAGCAGTATCGTTAACGGAAGGATCGTTTAAGGTCGGATAAAGAGTGTTCCGCAATTCTTCTACGGCGCACTGCGCCTCCTTGTAGCTCTGGAACAATTGCATTTTTGGTCGTAGCATCGTTAACGTGTCGCGATACATATAATCTATTCCGACTGGGAATGGACTCTCGGTTGTCCATACCGGATCCGTATACTTGAACCAGAAATAATTCTGAAAGAATACAAGAAAGTAATCGAGCTTCTTCTTGCTGGAGCCGCCGCTGAAGTACTGGCCACAAGTTTCCAATAGCGTGCACACTAGTCGAATACGGAAAAGATGATCAGACGGATCGAGTATACTCGGAGATGAGTGGTCCACGCTGACGCCAAAGGTAATCAGAAGATACAAGGTGCGAAAGATGTCGCCGCTCTCCACCATTCGATAGTTGTACAGTTCACCCAAGTATTTCACCATGGCGATACGTCGTTGGTTGTACTTGGGCAGATTAATCTCCATGCACAATCTTATGTCCTCGAGCACACCGTCGACCACTTGGGGACCAATGGTCTCGTAATGAGCCACTAGGCCGGCCAGCAAGCTACCTACGCAGCGAATGTTAGGATACTTAACGTTATAAGCGGCAGTGAGGCATTTTATGGCGTAGGATGACAAGCTTTCGTCCTCCCAATCAAGTTTACGCATCCATTTGAGCACTTTGTCTGTATTTGTTTTCGAAAGATCCTGATACAGTAATTTCCTTATAAATTCGTGCACAGGCGGTCTGTCCTTCTTTGCGACGCCGCCGGTCGATTCGGGCGGATTCACGAAATAGTAAGCGTTCTCGATGATTGTGACATAGCGTGAATCGAGTGCCGTGACCGCTTTTTTACGCATCATCTGCTCCAAATAGACCTTGGTTCTCTGATGAGAATCCGGCGAACAGAATAGATATCGGCCGCAAATTTCCAGCAAATTACAAGCCATTTCAATGTGATGGTGCGTAAAATCATGCAGTAATACCTTCAAGCAATAGAGCGCTTCTATCTTGGAGTAGAGCTTGAATTTGACAAGTTCGCCAATGTAGCGAACTACCTTGATCTTCGACTCAATGTTAATCTGATCCTTCTTCCGCACGTGATATTTAAAATCCTGCTTCAACATTTGACACAGGTCATTGCCGATTTCAGGCATTACTTGATAGAGGATAGCTGCCAAACGAGAATAAAAAGGTAGCAAATCCTGCCGGATTCTGGAAACGCCGAAAAGTGCCTTCACCAGCTTCTTTTTGTTGTGTTTCGTATTGagatttatcagaaaatttacTGCGGCATTATCAATCATCTCGCGATTCACGCAGTTTGGCAAGTGCGTCAAGAAGGCGTCTAGCAATATTTTGTTGCTGGTGTTAGACACCTGCGGCTCCTCCACTTCCGGTTCCGATGGTTCTTCTGTCTTTTCAGGATCTTCCAATTCGTCTAAGACTATTTCCTCGTCGAGAGCGTCTTCCGTTATCGGTGCATCCGTCTTTGGTGTTTCCTTCGGAGTTTCCTTCAAGTATGAGCCTGGAAGAAAGACAGTTAGATCTGGTAGTAGCTCATAGAAGCGTCTCGTCTCTTCGTCTCCCCACATATCCTCCAACAGAGCACTGTCCTCTCCTTCGTTAATCATTTTCAACGTTTCTTCCGTCTCTGTCTTTACTTCGGTATCCACGGGAAGTTCAGGCATTGGCTCATCCAATGTGTCAGAGAAGCTTTGCACACTAGTTAGCAAATGCTTGTAAGATGATTGGAGTGCTTCcaatttttc from Linepithema humile isolate Giens D197 chromosome 2, Lhum_UNIL_v1.0, whole genome shotgun sequence encodes:
- the Upf2 gene encoding regulator of nonsense transcripts 2, coding for MSEITNEPATSEKEAVAEDPNAVSEEDRQYLTEYVRETEQRLATKEEIRAANLNPTRPPDASFSKLDSSLKRNTTFVKKLRTFGVTQLDTVLKDMANLNLTKYVSEVATALVDAKIKMTDIAPAIRVCSFLHQTYAEFSTHFFENWQRTLSLKIGDKIANPSKLRVDLRFYAELVNAGIFTHKQGLPLLGSILTVLINMDKEEHNNASIILSFCRHCGEDYAGLVPKKVRELSEKLNISIPKSKLLSPDKQQNVKLLLREYYNSLCKHLLKEHKELQAFEKQNRKILQTRGELSSERKEKLEALQSSYKHLLTSVQSFSDTLDEPMPELPVDTEVKTETEETLKMINEGEDSALLEDMWGDEETRRFYELLPDLTVFLPGSYLKETPKETPKTDAPITEDALDEEIVLDELEDPEKTEEPSEPEVEEPQVSNTSNKILLDAFLTHLPNCVNREMIDNAAVNFLINLNTKHNKKKLVKALFGVSRIRQDLLPFYSRLAAILYQVMPEIGNDLCQMLKQDFKYHVRKKDQINIESKIKVVRYIGELVKFKLYSKIEALYCLKVLLHDFTHHHIEMACNLLEICGRYLFCSPDSHQRTKVYLEQMMRKKAVTALDSRYVTIIENAYYFVNPPESTGGVAKKDRPPVHEFIRKLLYQDLSKTNTDKVLKWMRKLDWEDESLSSYAIKCLTAAYNVKYPNIRCVGSLLAGLVAHYETIGPQVVDGVLEDIRLCMEINLPKYNQRRIAMVKYLGELYNYRMVESGDIFRTLYLLITFGVSVDHSSPSILDPSDHLFRIRLVCTLLETCGQYFSGGSSKKKLDYFLVFFQNYFWFKYTDPVWTTESPFPVGIDYMYRDTLTMLRPKMQLFQSYKEAQCAVEELRNTLYPTLNDPSVNDTAAEGENDMSVILEADEEAAVTGNGSGDAKGIAELHFEESEDCSEAQSEEEWTADAERDDAMGTQENTQGDRSQSLSAEGGNEGVIMDVTEELNAALPAGPRRVSCPEDDDFLSALDKMVSDNIQDRMRDSVKPQQVDISVPLHVKSTKKTYEQLQERPSDNSTVDFVLMLRKGNKQQYKNLAVPVSSELAMNLRNREQEQKEEKERVKRLTLNITERQEEEDYQETINQSTRPVTVNLNRERRQKYNHPKGAPDADLIFGPKKIR
- the Dbp73D gene encoding probable ATP-dependent RNA helicase Dbp73D encodes the protein MSLFVMNRFEGDSKEEVENETNHLSELLKRIEECKKQRAAEKNKSTLEVGKNNLKEPKKKKKKHLQDAKEISDSHIKDKDETNEEINEQTTEMGKVSTKKKKKRKYIETQDHSTTVEETEELEDLTNKKKNDDNENITQERISQQNNFTILGAKPQKRKHEVKRVLPDWLVHPEIVSVDLSSGPSLDEFDSILDAKLIEILKANGFAKLFPVQSSVIKWLHKCNMDRKLGWWVRDTCVSAPTGSGKTLAYVLPIVQELQTRLVSKIRCLVVLPVQELAAQVHKVMVTYTSHTNLKVGLLSGAFLFEQEQSSIIKKTAGGKYLSTVDIVIATPGRLVDHILKTPGFSLDSLRFLVIDEADRATEWLQYLPEPHSRAPILTLENMRSNKIVPAQKLLFSATLSQDPEKLSRLGLFQPILFTSVVVTDKDTDVNLDEIAGDFVGRYTSPGELIELAVECAAEYKPIALYQLLTRHDTVSKTLVFTNSGNTAHRLALLMQSILSERNVAVGELSAQLASKQRESVLGKFASGETHVLISSDALARGIDIPDVQLVVSYDVPKHIEGYIHRAGRTGRAGKPGTAVSVLTTNQVGIFKQMLSGAHKTVPDIERMQLDATAGAVNYQSHVEKLKEILEKEKNESLKRTKATKRGRVANVSEAK
- the icln gene encoding methylosome subunit pICln, yielding MVVLSSFLPPQEGIRHEEPNTTVYINDREVGKGTFYITESVLSWVNNDTQQGFSLEYPHISLHAISRDEQVHPRQCLYVMVDAKVDLPDMPLSLSSENASENEDDDTDTPITEMQFAPDNTNNLESMFQAMNACQALHPDPQDSFSDEDIYEDAEEDYEGEYDEEVGAGDAPCIMPTEQMGTTHPGAETEEAMDVEAGQFEDAEEDP